A window of the Schlesneria paludicola DSM 18645 genome harbors these coding sequences:
- the moaC gene encoding cyclic pyranopterin monophosphate synthase MoaC — MSGFTHFDNDGASRMVDVGAKEITHRLARAENFVRMRPETLVMILDRQFAKGDVFEVARLAGIMATKRTADLIPLCHPLGIDGVDVTLIPVDSAIVRIEATVRVQGRTGVEMEALMAVTVAGLTIYDMCKSVDRAMTLGPARLLEKSGGKSGHFRVNEAILEGTESKLR, encoded by the coding sequence ATGTCGGGGTTCACGCATTTTGATAACGACGGCGCGAGCCGGATGGTCGACGTCGGCGCGAAGGAGATCACGCATCGGCTGGCTCGGGCCGAGAACTTCGTGCGAATGCGGCCCGAAACGCTGGTGATGATTCTTGATCGTCAGTTCGCGAAAGGTGACGTGTTTGAAGTCGCACGCCTTGCCGGCATCATGGCCACGAAGCGAACCGCCGATCTGATTCCGCTCTGTCACCCGCTCGGGATTGACGGAGTGGATGTCACATTGATCCCCGTCGATTCCGCCATTGTTCGCATTGAGGCCACCGTCCGCGTTCAGGGACGAACGGGGGTCGAAATGGAAGCGCTGATGGCCGTCACGGTCGCGGGACTGACGATCTACGATATGTGCAAGTCGGTTGATCGAGCGATGACGCTTGGTCCCGCTCGGCTGCTGGAAAAATCGGGTGGCAAGAGCGGGCATTTTCGAGTGAACGAGGCAATCCTTGAGGGCACGGAGTCAAAGTTGCGATGA